The following coding sequences lie in one Musa acuminata AAA Group cultivar baxijiao chromosome BXJ1-8, Cavendish_Baxijiao_AAA, whole genome shotgun sequence genomic window:
- the LOC135588824 gene encoding thiosulfate sulfurtransferase 16, chloroplastic-like codes for MASFAGVSTPFFPSLPSIRRTRRSLPSPKTFIPASKLQAGYQQASSNKRPSFFRHGIGSTATYWNQARVVPTSVPVRVAHELLQAGHHYLDVRTVDEFNAGHATGAINIPYVLKVGSGMTKNPNFLVEVSSVFGKDDEIIIGCRSGKRSLMAAAELTSAGFTGITDIAGGYSAWVQNRLPTER; via the exons ATGGCTTCCTTCGCCGGCGTCTCCACCCCCTTCTTCCCCAGTCTTCCTTCGATTAGAAG AACTCGCAGATCTCTTCCATCGCCGAAAACCTTCATCCCTGCGTCAAAGTTGCAGGCCGGATATCAACAAGCGTCTTCAAACAAGCGTCCGAGCTTCTTCAG ACATGGAATCGGCTCCACCGCCACTTACTGGAATCAAGCAAGAGTTGTGCCGACATCGGTGCCGGTTCGGGTTGCCCACGAGCTGCTTCAGGCTGGACATCACTATCTCGATGTTAG GACGGTGGATGAATTCAACGCTGGCCATGCGACCGGAGCTATCAACATCCCTTACGTGCTAAAAGTTGGATCAG GAATGACGAAGAATCCCAACTTCTTGGTTGAAGTTTCCTCGGTGTTCGGGAAGGATGACGAGATAATTATC GGATGCCGTAGTGGGAAAAGATCACTGATGGCTGCAGCTGAACTTACCTCTGCT GGTTTTACCGGCATCACGGACATAGCAGGCGGCTACTCTGCGTGGGTTCAGAACAGGCTC